In Legionella beliardensis, the following are encoded in one genomic region:
- a CDS encoding sulfite exporter TauE/SafE family protein — MISLALVTNGILYSLAGVIAGLMSGMVGIGGGVIIVPALLIIFQHVVNLPAPLAIHLASGTSLAIIMLTSQAAVRAHYRQGHILWSVYRRLAVGIFLGTFFGVLLANYLPALWLQRILAVFLLILAARMMFNFKVGQFNPSPLLNKVISFLIGLSSGLLGIGGGIFIVPYLASCGLEMKKILPVSALCIMTVAVVGTIMFMITGLYQANLPAYTTGYIYWPAVLAIAIPSVIGVSWGVKLTYVLSQKQLEYIFIIVLLITSLHLLL; from the coding sequence ATGATATCGCTTGCGTTGGTCACGAATGGTATTCTCTATAGCCTTGCTGGTGTTATAGCTGGATTAATGTCTGGCATGGTAGGCATTGGCGGGGGTGTTATTATTGTTCCTGCTTTATTGATTATTTTTCAACATGTGGTGAATTTACCGGCACCCCTTGCTATTCACCTGGCTTCAGGAACATCATTAGCCATTATCATGTTGACCTCGCAGGCAGCGGTTCGCGCTCATTACCGACAAGGCCATATTTTATGGTCTGTTTATCGCCGTTTAGCGGTTGGCATTTTTTTAGGAACCTTCTTTGGTGTTTTATTAGCTAATTACTTACCCGCCCTGTGGTTGCAAAGGATATTGGCTGTTTTTCTGCTGATTCTAGCTGCTAGAATGATGTTTAATTTTAAGGTTGGCCAGTTTAATCCTTCGCCCTTGTTAAATAAAGTCATTAGTTTTTTGATTGGGTTGAGTTCTGGTTTATTAGGGATAGGCGGCGGTATATTTATTGTGCCTTACTTAGCTTCTTGTGGCCTAGAAATGAAAAAGATTCTACCTGTTTCAGCATTATGTATTATGACAGTCGCAGTGGTTGGGACAATCATGTTTATGATAACGGGCCTTTACCAAGCTAACTTACCTGCTTATACGACTGGTTATATTTACTGGCCAGCAGTGTTAGCGATTGCCATTCCCAGTGTTATCGGTGTTTCTTGGGGGGTTAAACTGACTTATGTATTATCACAAAAACAATTAGAATATATTTTTATTATTGTTTTGCTTATAACGAGTCTTCATTTATTATTATAA
- the ptsP gene encoding phosphoenolpyruvate--protein phosphotransferase → MLKILKRIVQDVTTANHLTEALSILVQRLHKALAADAVSVYLIDNKHAEYVLIATEGLNKYAESKVRVGLDSGIIGLIGRREEPINIINAPLHPDFHKNPILGEEHLNAFLGVPIIQHRKLYGVITVQQVEQRYFDDAEEAFLITLAAQLGGIIAHAEATGELNQLTQPKPIGTKKAPPSSPIALNGIGCVPGVGIGRAVVIYAPADIDSVPRHVAEDIESEIDIFLKALQSAREDMQRLSRRMKATVAEDEQALFDVYIRILDKESLGAEVIAVIQAEQLSAQAALSVVIRRHVQQFENMEDDYLQERASDFRDLGRRVLAELQLSQRVEITYPRRTVLIGEEITASALAEVPEGQLVGIISAKGSNNSHVAILARALGVPTIMGVRGLKLESLVNRAVIVDGFLGHVYVSPSRTLLAEFKKLAREELELNQSLEVLRDKPAETLDNYKVSLQVNTGLAMDAGLSMSVGAEGVGLYRSEVPFMSRDRFPSEDEQHIIYRQILKAFAPRLVTMRTLDIGGDKILPYFPVQEDNPYLGWRGIRVTLDHPDVFLIQVRAMMRASEDLNNLRIMLPMITSLSEVEEASLLIEQAFQELLEEGCQIEKPKLGVMIEVPAAVYLARDLAKRVDFLSVGSNDLTQYLLAVDRNNSRVANLYDAFHPAMLRSLIKIVEGGHSAGIEVSICGEMASDPLAVVLLIAMGYDTLSMNSTSLPRVKWVIRNVSLAKARKVLADVLELEHAVEIRLYLQKALEDEGLGGLIRAGRI, encoded by the coding sequence ATGTTAAAAATTTTAAAACGAATTGTACAAGACGTTACAACCGCTAATCATTTAACTGAAGCCTTATCTATTCTTGTGCAGCGCTTGCACAAGGCATTGGCAGCAGACGCTGTCTCTGTGTATCTTATAGACAATAAACATGCTGAATATGTTCTAATTGCTACTGAGGGCTTAAATAAATATGCGGAATCAAAAGTTAGAGTAGGTTTAGATAGCGGTATCATAGGCTTAATTGGCCGGCGTGAAGAACCGATTAACATTATTAATGCGCCCTTGCACCCTGATTTTCATAAAAACCCTATTTTAGGTGAAGAGCACCTAAATGCATTTTTAGGTGTGCCTATTATTCAACATCGTAAATTATATGGTGTTATTACTGTTCAGCAAGTCGAACAACGTTATTTTGATGATGCTGAGGAAGCCTTCTTAATCACGCTGGCTGCTCAATTAGGTGGCATTATTGCGCATGCAGAAGCAACTGGTGAATTAAATCAGCTGACGCAGCCGAAACCAATCGGTACGAAAAAAGCCCCACCCTCATCACCTATTGCGTTAAATGGGATTGGTTGTGTGCCGGGTGTCGGTATTGGGCGCGCTGTTGTTATTTATGCGCCAGCTGATATTGATTCGGTGCCACGTCATGTTGCTGAGGATATTGAATCAGAAATAGATATTTTTTTAAAAGCGCTACAGTCTGCCCGCGAAGACATGCAACGCTTAAGCAGACGGATGAAAGCAACCGTTGCTGAAGATGAACAAGCTTTATTTGATGTTTACATACGTATTTTAGATAAAGAAAGCCTAGGCGCTGAAGTCATCGCTGTTATTCAGGCTGAGCAATTAAGTGCCCAAGCTGCATTATCCGTGGTGATTCGCAGGCATGTTCAGCAATTTGAAAATATGGAAGATGACTACCTGCAGGAACGCGCCAGTGATTTCCGTGATTTAGGCCGACGTGTGCTTGCTGAATTACAACTTTCACAGCGCGTAGAAATTACCTATCCGCGGCGCACCGTATTAATTGGTGAAGAAATCACCGCGTCTGCTTTAGCAGAAGTTCCTGAAGGTCAATTAGTTGGTATTATCTCTGCCAAAGGCTCTAATAATTCGCATGTCGCTATTTTAGCTCGCGCGTTAGGTGTGCCTACAATTATGGGTGTGCGTGGCCTTAAATTAGAGTCTTTAGTTAATCGAGCGGTGATCGTAGATGGCTTTCTGGGTCATGTTTATGTATCACCTTCTCGGACGTTACTTGCGGAATTTAAGAAGCTTGCCCGCGAGGAACTGGAATTAAACCAAAGCCTTGAGGTTTTACGCGATAAGCCTGCAGAAACACTGGATAACTATAAAGTATCATTGCAGGTCAATACGGGGCTTGCTATGGATGCGGGCCTATCTATGAGCGTTGGTGCAGAAGGAGTCGGCCTTTATCGTTCAGAAGTTCCCTTTATGAGCAGGGATCGTTTCCCTTCTGAAGATGAGCAGCACATTATTTATCGCCAGATCTTAAAAGCGTTTGCTCCCCGCCTAGTCACTATGCGTACATTAGATATTGGCGGTGATAAAATTTTGCCCTATTTTCCGGTACAAGAAGATAATCCCTATCTAGGATGGCGTGGTATTCGCGTAACACTTGATCATCCTGATGTCTTTCTAATTCAAGTTCGGGCCATGATGCGGGCAAGCGAAGATTTAAATAATTTACGTATCATGTTACCCATGATTACCAGCTTAAGTGAGGTTGAAGAAGCCTCTTTGCTAATTGAACAAGCCTTTCAGGAATTATTAGAAGAAGGCTGCCAGATTGAAAAACCTAAGCTTGGCGTGATGATTGAGGTCCCTGCTGCTGTTTATTTAGCGCGCGACTTGGCAAAGCGCGTTGATTTTCTGTCCGTAGGCAGCAATGATTTAACACAATATTTATTAGCTGTTGATAGAAATAATTCGCGCGTCGCTAATTTATATGATGCTTTTCACCCAGCCATGTTACGCTCGTTAATAAAAATTGTGGAAGGCGGTCATTCAGCAGGCATTGAAGTGAGTATTTGTGGTGAAATGGCAAGTGATCCACTGGCTGTTGTTTTATTAATTGCCATGGGTTATGACACTTTAAGTATGAACTCAACCAGTTTACCACGCGTGAAATGGGTTATTCGTAATGTATCTTTAGCTAAGGCGCGTAAAGTACTTGCTGATGTCTTGGAATTAGAGCATGCGGTTGAAATAAGACTCTATTTGCAAAAAGCACTTGAAGATGAAGGCTTAGGTGGTTTAATTAGAGCTGGGCGAATATGA
- a CDS encoding RNA pyrophosphohydrolase encodes MVIDRAGYRLNVGIILVNDSGRVFWGRRNGHDAWQFPQGGLIAGETPLEAMYRELREEIGLDKDDVEIIGVTKRWLKYRLPKQYLRHGSEPLVIGQKQKWYLLRLTACEQKVRLDLSDSPEFDSWRWIDYHEPQEQVIFFKRQVYAQAMKELEHLLKKRRTPFGMRRKRGNHSS; translated from the coding sequence ATGGTTATTGACAGAGCCGGCTATAGGCTTAATGTTGGCATTATCCTAGTTAATGATTCTGGGCGAGTTTTCTGGGGAAGACGTAATGGGCACGATGCTTGGCAGTTTCCGCAAGGCGGTTTAATCGCAGGCGAGACGCCACTTGAGGCAATGTATCGTGAATTACGTGAGGAAATTGGTTTAGATAAGGACGATGTAGAAATTATAGGTGTGACTAAACGGTGGTTAAAGTATCGCTTGCCCAAGCAATATTTACGGCATGGTAGTGAGCCGTTAGTCATTGGTCAGAAACAAAAATGGTATTTACTGAGGTTAACTGCTTGTGAACAGAAGGTGCGTCTTGATTTAAGTGACTCACCAGAATTTGATAGTTGGCGCTGGATTGATTATCACGAACCTCAGGAACAGGTTATTTTTTTTAAAAGGCAAGTCTATGCTCAGGCCATGAAGGAATTAGAGCACCTGTTAAAAAAACGGCGCACACCTTTTGGTATGCGTCGCAAGCGAGGTAATCATAGTTCATAA
- a CDS encoding US12 family protein → MALINRRTIQNNWKLWAALGLTGLAALGVGLTCAFFPPAIPAIAGISIFGFKAFAGLTTMSVVAASFSGAGIAAAATLIGAGLINGLTKVSNLFDNLFKTKKTHVTDMARESIVPTFDPRESSSTKLYGHTHLKRNTHRHESKHEAANDEAPRVEVTSAQGSTVSPLRIPEQPTTAAVTTNSQYVEPVRAVKKHNLTTTTLTTDKPEIEVVDENQRGFGM, encoded by the coding sequence ATGGCATTAATAAACAGAAGAACCATTCAAAACAATTGGAAACTTTGGGCAGCATTGGGCTTAACTGGCTTAGCTGCACTTGGTGTTGGCTTAACTTGTGCTTTTTTCCCACCTGCAATTCCAGCTATCGCTGGCATTAGCATTTTTGGCTTTAAAGCGTTTGCTGGTTTAACGACCATGTCGGTTGTTGCTGCATCTTTCTCAGGTGCGGGAATTGCTGCTGCTGCAACGCTTATTGGAGCTGGTCTTATTAATGGGTTAACTAAGGTTTCTAACCTGTTTGATAACTTATTTAAAACTAAGAAAACGCACGTTACTGATATGGCGCGTGAGTCTATCGTACCTACTTTTGATCCACGTGAAAGTAGTTCTACAAAACTTTATGGTCATACACATCTAAAACGTAATACGCACCGTCATGAATCTAAGCATGAGGCAGCAAATGATGAGGCACCTAGAGTTGAGGTAACTAGCGCTCAGGGCAGCACTGTATCTCCTTTAAGAATACCAGAGCAGCCAACAACAGCAGCAGTAACTACTAACTCTCAATATGTTGAGCCTGTTAGAGCAGTTAAAAAACACAATCTTACTACTACCACTCTCACAACTGATAAACCAGAAATTGAAGTTGTTGATGAAAATCAACGTGGGTTTGGCATGTAA
- the metG gene encoding methionine--tRNA ligase, translating into MTRKLVVTSALPYANGPLHLGHLVEHIQTDVWVRTHKMLGHACISVCGDDAHGTPIMLKAEQLGISPEELTAQMKQSHEQDFRDFAIHYDYYHTTHSAENQTLANHIYQQLEANGDIVKKTIRQAYDPVKNMFLPDRYVKGTCPKCKTPDQYGDNCEACGATYATTDLIDAISAISGAKPIEKDSEHYFFDLPKYEQLLKEWTSQDHLQVEVSNKLDEWFAAGLKQWDISRDAPYFGFPIPGTVDKFFYVWLDAPIGYMASFKKYCDLNQLSFEEYWGKQSTAELYHFVGKDIVYFHALFWPAMLAGSNYRLPTAIFTHGFLTVNGQKMSKSRGTFIEARTYLNHLHPEYLRYYFAAKLNGRVDDLDLNFDDFINRINADLVGKVVNIASRCAGFINKRFDNQLAETLSEPTLYQDILSVRGDIISAYLNRDYAKAIRQIMECADRINQYIDAKKPWVLAKNSEQLPEVQAICTMGLNLFRILMTYLKPVLPLMAAQTEVFLNCEPLTWANLDTPLVNRAIKPFTPLMVRVERDKVTALLAETAENKANLTMTKQPESASLLPEAEPISIDDFSKIDLRVAKIIAAEAVEGADKLLRLQLDLGSSQRQVFAGIKSAYAPENLIGRLTIVVANLAPRTMRFGVSEGMVLAAGDGKGIFLLQPDTGAIPGMKVK; encoded by the coding sequence ATGACTCGCAAATTAGTGGTTACCAGCGCCCTGCCTTATGCTAATGGCCCCTTGCACTTAGGGCATTTAGTTGAGCATATCCAAACGGATGTGTGGGTTCGTACCCATAAAATGCTTGGCCATGCATGTATTAGTGTGTGCGGTGATGACGCCCATGGCACGCCTATTATGTTAAAAGCAGAGCAATTAGGCATAAGCCCTGAGGAATTAACCGCTCAAATGAAGCAAAGCCATGAACAAGATTTTCGTGATTTTGCTATTCATTATGATTACTACCACACCACGCATTCTGCTGAAAACCAAACACTTGCTAATCATATTTATCAACAATTAGAAGCTAATGGTGATATTGTTAAAAAGACCATACGACAAGCGTACGATCCCGTTAAAAATATGTTTTTACCCGATCGCTACGTTAAAGGTACTTGCCCTAAGTGTAAGACCCCTGACCAATATGGTGATAATTGTGAAGCATGTGGCGCAACTTATGCGACCACCGATTTAATTGATGCAATTTCTGCGATTTCTGGCGCCAAACCTATTGAAAAAGATTCTGAGCATTACTTTTTTGACTTACCTAAGTATGAGCAATTATTAAAAGAATGGACGAGCCAAGATCATTTGCAAGTGGAAGTCAGTAATAAGCTTGACGAATGGTTTGCAGCAGGTTTAAAACAATGGGATATTTCGCGTGATGCGCCCTACTTTGGGTTTCCTATCCCAGGGACGGTGGATAAGTTTTTTTATGTCTGGCTAGATGCACCCATCGGCTACATGGCAAGTTTTAAAAAATATTGTGATTTAAATCAATTATCCTTTGAGGAATATTGGGGTAAACAGTCAACGGCTGAGCTATATCATTTTGTAGGCAAAGACATTGTTTATTTTCATGCCCTATTTTGGCCTGCTATGCTCGCAGGCAGTAATTATCGCCTGCCAACTGCCATTTTCACCCATGGTTTTTTAACCGTAAATGGCCAGAAAATGTCTAAGTCACGCGGCACCTTTATTGAAGCACGAACTTACCTTAATCATCTGCATCCTGAGTACTTACGTTATTATTTTGCTGCCAAATTAAATGGCCGCGTTGATGATTTGGATTTAAATTTTGATGATTTTATTAATCGGATTAATGCGGATTTAGTGGGTAAAGTCGTTAATATCGCTAGCCGCTGTGCCGGCTTTATTAATAAACGTTTTGATAATCAGTTAGCAGAGACATTAAGTGAGCCTACGCTTTATCAAGACATTTTATCTGTGCGTGGCGACATTATTAGTGCTTACCTTAACCGCGACTATGCCAAAGCAATTCGGCAAATTATGGAATGCGCTGATCGCATTAACCAATACATTGATGCCAAAAAACCCTGGGTATTAGCAAAAAATTCTGAGCAACTGCCGGAAGTACAAGCCATTTGTACCATGGGCTTAAATTTATTTCGCATTTTAATGACTTATCTTAAGCCCGTACTGCCCTTAATGGCAGCACAAACTGAAGTATTTTTAAATTGTGAGCCCCTGACCTGGGCTAACTTAGATACCCCGTTAGTTAATCGAGCAATTAAACCTTTCACGCCACTGATGGTGCGGGTAGAGCGCGATAAAGTGACAGCATTACTTGCAGAAACTGCAGAAAATAAGGCAAATTTAACCATGACTAAACAACCAGAATCAGCTTCATTACTACCTGAAGCAGAACCCATTAGCATTGATGATTTTAGTAAAATAGATTTACGAGTTGCTAAAATTATTGCTGCTGAAGCAGTAGAAGGTGCTGATAAATTATTGCGTTTACAGCTCGATTTAGGTAGTAGTCAAAGACAAGTTTTTGCGGGTATAAAATCAGCCTATGCCCCAGAAAACCTTATTGGCCGTTTAACAATTGTTGTTGCAAATTTAGCACCACGAACCATGCGTTTTGGTGTATCCGAAGGAATGGTGTTAGCCGCAGGTGATGGTAAGGGAATTTTCTTATTACAGCCTGATACAGGCGCAATACCTGGTATGAAAGTAAAATGA
- a CDS encoding RnfABCDGE type electron transport complex subunit B has translation MTVSIDKLDAVLPQTQCGECGFSGCMPYAEALIQGSAPINLCPPGGEQTVIALANLLQIDATPYLDAAKANKRAPSVAQIHEADCVGCTKCIQACPVDAIAGSAKLMHVILTTECTGCGLCVEPCPVDCIEMQVIDKPTYDRNLARERFQAKKVRELREQHEQQQHYREKKQLAQRTQLTQEIEAKQNYILQALNRVNDKKKNHG, from the coding sequence ATGACCGTTTCGATAGACAAGCTTGACGCAGTACTACCTCAAACACAATGTGGTGAATGTGGTTTTTCTGGATGTATGCCCTATGCAGAAGCATTAATACAGGGTAGTGCGCCTATTAATTTGTGCCCACCAGGCGGTGAGCAAACGGTGATAGCGTTAGCTAATTTATTACAAATTGACGCAACACCTTACCTGGACGCAGCTAAAGCGAATAAGCGCGCGCCAAGTGTTGCTCAAATTCATGAAGCAGATTGCGTAGGCTGTACAAAATGCATTCAAGCCTGTCCCGTTGATGCAATTGCTGGAAGTGCAAAATTAATGCATGTTATATTAACAACCGAATGTACCGGCTGTGGCTTATGTGTTGAACCGTGCCCGGTAGATTGTATTGAAATGCAAGTTATCGATAAACCAACTTATGACCGCAATCTGGCTCGTGAGCGCTTTCAAGCTAAAAAAGTAAGAGAGCTACGTGAGCAACATGAACAACAACAGCATTATCGAGAAAAAAAACAATTGGCGCAAAGAACGCAATTAACACAAGAAATAGAAGCAAAACAGAATTATATTTTACAAGCCCTTAATCGCGTTAACGATAAAAAAAAGAATCATGGATAA
- the nth gene encoding endonuclease III has translation MDNLTRREIFERFQAANPNPTTELHFNSSFELLIAVILSAQATDVSVNKATDKLYPIANTPQTLLELGEERLQEYVNKINLYRGKARNIIKTCQMLIDKHAGEVPTTREELEALPGVGRKTANVVLNTAFKQPTMAVDTHIFRVANRTGIAPGKNPLEVELNLLKVVDEEFILNAHHWLLLHGRYVCVARKPHCGVCCIRDLCEYKEKTL, from the coding sequence ATGGATAATTTAACTCGCCGCGAAATTTTTGAACGTTTTCAAGCGGCTAACCCAAATCCAACGACCGAATTACATTTTAACTCCTCCTTTGAGCTATTAATCGCTGTTATTTTATCTGCACAAGCAACTGACGTCAGTGTGAATAAAGCAACAGATAAGCTCTATCCTATTGCCAATACACCACAAACCTTATTGGAGTTAGGTGAGGAAAGATTACAAGAATATGTTAATAAAATTAATTTATATCGCGGCAAAGCTAGAAATATTATTAAAACCTGTCAAATGTTAATTGATAAGCACGCAGGCGAAGTACCTACTACCCGAGAAGAGTTAGAAGCATTACCAGGTGTTGGTCGTAAAACAGCAAATGTGGTTCTTAATACTGCTTTCAAACAACCAACGATGGCAGTCGACACTCATATTTTTCGCGTAGCCAATCGCACGGGCATTGCGCCTGGCAAGAATCCCTTGGAAGTTGAACTAAATTTACTAAAAGTCGTCGATGAAGAATTTATTCTCAATGCTCATCACTGGCTACTTTTGCATGGCCGATATGTTTGCGTAGCACGCAAGCCCCACTGTGGCGTTTGTTGCATTCGTGATTTATGTGAATACAAAGAAAAAACGCTATAA
- a CDS encoding VUT family protein, giving the protein MTLIATPLPPRSYMPLTVAMVICLILLINVSFKIIVIQGLYFTANSILCSFVAGLYLLVLKNCNLQQQRQVLNQSLLALYLFSIGIYLLLNLPSTENMRNTIAYQIVCEEIPRKFFSSTTAFGLSFYLPHFFFSSRYPKIFNSPHKCMLLALLGGFSFFSIDFLLLFADPYTKNFGLIYMDSLLIDSSILLLIGISYLIYLLPRQNKEIKFKKKPDYFFNPQYHYLTGFSVIILLICLACEYRLVSFSEHWIIVASGIFFPFTMLVSNLVGELFGYKANLRLTGVMVLAELTFNLLLISTILLPSPDFFNLNPFYSFIMPRHIPAATLAILVAFSSNAFLLEKFKNSMYGTNRAVRIFAANVLANTLLCIINYTILFTGIYPYEEIFNLCLGGWIYKFIITVISLPLVLRLYNNLHKKQPKLAAI; this is encoded by the coding sequence ATGACTTTAATTGCTACTCCCCTTCCGCCTCGAAGTTATATGCCTCTTACGGTGGCAATGGTAATTTGCCTTATTCTTTTGATTAATGTTTCTTTCAAAATAATTGTCATTCAAGGATTATATTTTACAGCCAACAGCATACTGTGTTCTTTTGTTGCTGGATTATATCTTTTAGTTTTAAAAAATTGTAATTTGCAACAACAACGTCAAGTTTTAAATCAATCGCTACTCGCTTTATATTTATTTTCTATTGGCATCTACCTTTTGTTGAATTTACCTTCGACAGAAAATATGCGTAATACAATTGCTTATCAAATTGTTTGCGAAGAAATTCCACGTAAATTCTTTTCTTCAACAACTGCCTTTGGCCTTAGTTTTTATTTGCCCCACTTTTTCTTTTCTTCGCGCTACCCTAAAATTTTTAACTCACCGCATAAGTGTATGTTACTGGCATTATTAGGTGGCTTTTCTTTTTTTTCTATAGATTTTTTATTACTGTTTGCTGATCCATATACTAAGAATTTTGGTTTAATTTATATGGATTCATTACTTATCGATTCTAGTATTCTTTTACTTATAGGAATTAGTTATTTAATTTACTTATTACCTAGGCAAAATAAAGAGATTAAGTTTAAGAAAAAACCTGATTATTTTTTTAATCCTCAGTATCATTATTTAACGGGTTTTTCGGTCATTATTTTATTAATTTGCTTAGCCTGCGAATACCGTTTAGTGTCTTTTAGTGAGCATTGGATTATCGTCGCCAGTGGTATTTTTTTTCCTTTCACTATGCTCGTAAGTAATTTAGTAGGTGAATTATTTGGATATAAAGCTAATTTACGCTTAACAGGTGTTATGGTATTAGCTGAATTAACGTTTAATTTATTATTAATATCTACTATTTTATTGCCTTCTCCTGACTTTTTTAATTTAAATCCTTTCTACTCATTTATTATGCCAAGGCATATTCCAGCCGCCACATTGGCAATTCTAGTGGCCTTCAGTAGTAATGCCTTTTTACTTGAGAAATTTAAAAATAGTATGTATGGCACTAATCGCGCTGTGCGTATTTTTGCGGCTAATGTTCTAGCAAATACCCTGTTATGCATTATTAATTATACTATTTTATTTACGGGTATTTACCCTTATGAAGAGATTTTTAATTTATGCTTAGGCGGGTGGATTTATAAATTTATCATTACCGTAATCAGCCTTCCTTTAGTACTACGCTTATATAATAACTTACACAAAAAACAACCAAAACTTGCTGCAATTTAG